Below is a window of Allomuricauda ruestringensis DSM 13258 DNA.
ATGGTCTTGATAAAACCGATTATGATGAATTTATGGCCAATCTGCCCAGAAAATATCAACCCAAGGTAGTGTCTGCAGAGCAATTGGCAGTCCGTTGGGTTGAGACCCGTACACCTCGGGAAATGACCATTTTTAATCAGTTGACGGATATTACCCACGACATTATCGCCGAAGCTTTTTCTGAAAAAGTGATCACACCTGACGTTACCACTACTACCGAAGTGGAATGGTGGATGCGCCAAAAAGTTACGGATTTGGGTCTGGAAACTTGGTTTCATCCAACCGTGGATGTGCAGCGAACAAGTGAAGAGTTGGTGGGTCACCTGTATTCTTTTTCGGGAAGACCAGATGACGAAGTCATCCAACAAGGAGATTTATTGCACTGCGATTTTGGAATCACCTACTTGCGCTTAAATACCGATTGCCAAGAATTGGCCTACGTACTTAAACCAGGAGAAACCGAAGCCCCTTCTTTTTTGGTCAATGCTTTATATGATGGTAATCGTGTACAGGACTTTCTCACCCAAAACATGGTAGCGGGCAGGGTAGGCAACGAGATTTTGGCCAAAGCCCTGCAAGACGCTAAAGATGCTGGACTAAGGCCATCAATTTATACACATCCTTTGGGTACTTATGGACATTCAGCCGGAACTACTATTGGTATGTGGGATGCCCAAGAAGGTGTAATGAAAGACGACGGGGAGAACTATCCACTAAACCCCAACACCGCTTATGCCATTGAACTGAACGCCACCGTGAATATCCCTGAATGGAACAGGGATATTCGGATTATGTTGGAAGAACCAGGTTTCTTCGGTGAAGATGGATTCCGATACATTAATGGCAGACAAACGGAGTTGTTGTTGATACCAAGGCCAAAATCGCATTTAGGGAACTAAAAAATCACACCTGCAAAACCCCCATATTAAATTGCTTCTCAATAGGTGCATGGTTCGCGGCCTCTATCCCCATGGAAATCCATTTGCGGGTATCCAACGGGTCGATTATGGCGTCCGTCCAAAGTCGGGCTGCAGCGTAGTAGGGTGATATTTGGTCATCGTACCGTTGTTTTATTTGGTCAAAAAGTTCCTTTTCCTTTTCGGCGTCCACAGCTTTTCCGCTTTTCTCCAAACTGGCTTTTTCAATCTGCATGAGTACTTTTGCCGCAGAATTTCCGCTCATCACCGCAAGTTCGGCACTCGGCCAAGCCACAATCAATCTTGGGTCATAAGCTTTTCCGCACATGGCATAGTTTCCCGCCCCGTAGCTGTTGCCAATTACAATGGTAAATTTGGGCACTACAGAATTGCTCACGGCATTCACCATTTTGGCACCATCTTTTATAATACCGCCATGCTCACTTTTACTGCCCACCATAAATCCAGTAACGTCTTGTAAAAACACGAGTGGAATCTTCTTTTGATTGCAATTGGCAATAAATCGGGTTGCCTTGTCCGCGGAATCGGAATAGATAACACCGCCAAACTGCATCTCGCCCTTTTTGGTCTTGACAACCTTTCTTTGATTGGCTACAATGCCTACGGCCCAACCATCTATGCGGGCATAGCCTGTTAGTATTGTTTTGCCGTAACCCTCTTTGTATTGCTCAAATTCGGAATCGTCCACCAAACGCTTTATAATTTCCAACATATCGTACTGGTCGCTTCGGGATGCGGGCAGTATACCAAAAATATCATCAGGATTCTCGACCGGTTTCTTGGCTTCAACCCGATTGAAACCCGCCTTGTCAAAATCACCAATTTTATCTACGATGTTCTTTATCTTGTTAAGCGCATCTTTATCATCTTTGGCCTTGTAATCGGTCACACCGCTAATTTCTGAGTGCGTAGAGGCACCACCTAGTGTTTCGTTGTCAATACTCTCGCCAATGGCGGCTTTCACCAAATAACTTCCAGCCAAAAATATGCTTCCCGTTTTGTCCACGATCAACGCTTCGTCGCTCATAATGGGCAAGTAAGCGCCTCCGGCAACACAACTTCCCATAACGGCAGCAATTTGGGTGATTCCCATACTGCTCATTACGGCATTGTTCCTAAAAATGCGTCCAAAATGTTCTTTGTCGGGAAAAATCTCGTCCTGCATGGACAGGTACACTCCTGCGCTGTCCACCAAATAAATGATGGGCAACTTATTTTCGATGGAGATTTCTTGAGCACGTAGGTTTTTCTTTCCGGTAATAGGAAACCAGGCACCCGCTTTTACGGTAGCATCATTGGCCACCACCACACATTGTTTGCCCTGAACATATCCAACTTTAACCACTACACCGCCCGATGGGCATCCGCCATGCTCCTCATACATATTTTCCCCGGCAAAAGCACCTATTTCAATGGACTGGCTATCATCATCCAGTAAATAATCAATACGCTCCCTTGCGGTCATTTTACCTTTGGCATGGTGCTTTTCGATACGGCTCTTGCCACCTCCGAGTTTCACTTTGGCCAGTCTACGCTTTAGATCGGATAGTTTTAATTTATTATGGTCTTCGTTCTTATTGAAGTTTATGTCCATTCTTTTTGAAAATTCATTTAGTTGGTTAAAGATAAGGAGTTATAATTATTACTTTTGAATCTATGGAAACCAAAATACGATGGGGCATTGTTGGCCCTGGAAAAATAGCTAGAAAATTTGTGTCGGACCTTTTGCTCGTTGATGATGCCGAGATTGCTGCGGTGGCATCACGATCATTGGAACGGGCCGAAGCGTTTGCCGAAGAATACGATGTGGAGCATACCTTTGGGAGTTATGATGCATTGTTCCAATCAGGAACAGTTGATGTAGTCTACATCGCTACGCCGCACAATTTTCATAAGGAATTGTCCGTAAAAGCCCTTGAAAATAGTATTGGGGTACTTTGTGAAAAACCAATGGGCGTCAATAGGGCAGAAGTGGTGGAGCAGGTAAATGCTTCCAAACAAAACAACGCATTTTTGATGGAGGCCATGTGGTCTAGGTTCAATCCATCCATCAAAAAAGTAAAACAGTTGGTTGATGAAGGGGTGGTGGGTGATTTGAAATATATCCATGCGGATTTTGCATTTTACGGTTTGGACAAAGGTTTGGACTCTAGGTTATTGAATCCCGATTTAGCTTCGGGCAGTATATTGGATATAGGTATTTATCCCATTTTTCTATCTTATTTGTTGTTGGGTATGCCAGATGAGATTATGGCTACATCCAAATTCCATGAAAATGGAACGGAACTCCAAACCAGTATGATTTTTGATTATAAAGATGCCCAATCAATTCTCTATAGCGGACTTACAAGCGATTCTAAAATGGAGGCTGAAATATCAGGCACCAAAGGACAATTGTTTTTAAAACCCAGATGGCACGAGGCAGACGAGTATACCTTGGTAAAAGATGAGAAAACCAATAAGTTCAGTTTGCCTTTAACTGGAAT
It encodes the following:
- a CDS encoding M24 family metallopeptidase, yielding MRKTINLIVLLLPFIAISQQILPEVERARAVDEILEERFNVLLPQLMDDAGLDMWILISREYNEDPVLRTMLPAKWLNARRRTILLFYRNKQKNTIDKLAVARYNIGKSISSAWDKEKEPDQWKRLMQLIAERNPDKIGLNFSKDHNIADGLDKTDYDEFMANLPRKYQPKVVSAEQLAVRWVETRTPREMTIFNQLTDITHDIIAEAFSEKVITPDVTTTTEVEWWMRQKVTDLGLETWFHPTVDVQRTSEELVGHLYSFSGRPDDEVIQQGDLLHCDFGITYLRLNTDCQELAYVLKPGETEAPSFLVNALYDGNRVQDFLTQNMVAGRVGNEILAKALQDAKDAGLRPSIYTHPLGTYGHSAGTTIGMWDAQEGVMKDDGENYPLNPNTAYAIELNATVNIPEWNRDIRIMLEEPGFFGEDGFRYINGRQTELLLIPRPKSHLGN
- a CDS encoding acyl-CoA carboxylase subunit beta, with the protein product MDINFNKNEDHNKLKLSDLKRRLAKVKLGGGKSRIEKHHAKGKMTARERIDYLLDDDSQSIEIGAFAGENMYEEHGGCPSGGVVVKVGYVQGKQCVVVANDATVKAGAWFPITGKKNLRAQEISIENKLPIIYLVDSAGVYLSMQDEIFPDKEHFGRIFRNNAVMSSMGITQIAAVMGSCVAGGAYLPIMSDEALIVDKTGSIFLAGSYLVKAAIGESIDNETLGGASTHSEISGVTDYKAKDDKDALNKIKNIVDKIGDFDKAGFNRVEAKKPVENPDDIFGILPASRSDQYDMLEIIKRLVDDSEFEQYKEGYGKTILTGYARIDGWAVGIVANQRKVVKTKKGEMQFGGVIYSDSADKATRFIANCNQKKIPLVFLQDVTGFMVGSKSEHGGIIKDGAKMVNAVSNSVVPKFTIVIGNSYGAGNYAMCGKAYDPRLIVAWPSAELAVMSGNSAAKVLMQIEKASLEKSGKAVDAEKEKELFDQIKQRYDDQISPYYAAARLWTDAIIDPLDTRKWISMGIEAANHAPIEKQFNMGVLQV
- a CDS encoding Gfo/Idh/MocA family protein — encoded protein: METKIRWGIVGPGKIARKFVSDLLLVDDAEIAAVASRSLERAEAFAEEYDVEHTFGSYDALFQSGTVDVVYIATPHNFHKELSVKALENSIGVLCEKPMGVNRAEVVEQVNASKQNNAFLMEAMWSRFNPSIKKVKQLVDEGVVGDLKYIHADFAFYGLDKGLDSRLLNPDLASGSILDIGIYPIFLSYLLLGMPDEIMATSKFHENGTELQTSMIFDYKDAQSILYSGLTSDSKMEAEISGTKGQLFLKPRWHEADEYTLVKDEKTNKFSLPLTGIGYYYEILEVNQCLRENKIESELWSHQNSLDLSELLDKVREKCGVSFPFET